The DNA sequence AATATCTGGACAGCATAGGAGTAGATCCTGAAAAGATCGCAAAGATCGGGGAGATTATAATGATTCACGAGGAGAAGGATACAGATGCAGATCTTTCTTTGGAATGTAGGATCGTTATGGATGCAGATCTGTTAGATGAAGTGGGAGCAGTCAGTGTACTATGGGATTCCATGGCAACTGCGCTGGAGGACGATGCAAGCTATAAGCGCGCATATTACAGAATAAAGAACTTTTACAGAATTAATAAACCAAAGATCAGAAGATGCAAGACAGATGCCGGCAGAGTGGAATATAATAAGCGTATGCAGCTCTTGGAAGAATTTATATTTCAGTTGGAAAAAGAACTGTTCTAAGTATTTAATAATAAAGGAAATGGGAGTGTTGATATGAAGACTTTTGTAAAAGTGTTAGTTGCTATTCTTATAGTAATCGGATTGTGCTTTGGAGTTTATGCTGTTCTGCCGCAGACATCAAAGATGTTTGTAAAGGGAAATATTCAGTATCGTACAGATGATACGGCGAAAGCTCAGGTAGATAAGATCAAGAAGACAAAGATTCCGGGATTTGATAAGACTTTTGGTGATGGTCTTGAAAATCTGTGTAAGAGCAGTGCTTGGTATTATGAAGAAGAAGCAAGCGGTGACTGGAAAGTTACATACTACGGATCTAAGGCTACAATGGATCTTACTACAGCAGGCATGGATCAGATGTATACAGATCAGCCTATGAAGGTTGAATTTACAGTAAGAAATAATTCTCAGGTTGATATCGTGATAACGATCAAGGATGATATTCTTTCGACCGATCAGGCAAAAGAAGCTGCCTATGAGAAGATCGCAAATGCAGCGAAGTAATTATAATATATACCATATAAAAGAAACAGGCATATATCGAAATGATATGTGCCTGTTTCTTTTATGCGCGTTATACCTGTTGCTGTATTTATTTGTTATTCACCAGTTCCTCGATCATGCCGATTATAATAGACGTGGAATCTGTAAGATTGCTCTTTTCCATTGTCTCGATGTAAGTCTGTTTATTATTATAGACATCATCGATCGCAGCAAATAATGTCTCGGAGGATAATTCCTCTTCTTTGATCACATAACTGTAACCGCTCTTTTTGAAGGATTCTGCATTTAAGATCTGGTCGCCGCGGCTGGCAGCAGCAGATAACGGGATCAGGATATTCGGTTTGCGAAGAGCAAGCAATTCACAGATCGCATTTGCACCGGCACGGGAGATCACAAGATCAGCAAGAGCAAGCATACTGCTTAGTTCTTTCTTTATATATTCATACTGAACATAACCGGACTTGTTATCAAGTGAATGATCCAGATTGCCCTTACCGCAGAGATGGATCACGTTAAAACGCTCCAGCAGTTTATCGATATTTTCACGGATCGCTTTATTTATCACGGCACTTCCCGAACTGCCGCCGACGATCAGGATCACAGGCTTGTTGTCTGTAAAACCGCAGAAGTTGATCGCATCAACTGCATTTCCATTGAAAAGCTCTTTACGGATCGGGGTTCCGGTCACGACTGCTTTACCTTCCGGGAACATATCCTTTGTCTCCGGGAAGTTGCAACACACACGGGAGGCCTTTGGAAGCTCCAGCTTATTTGCAAGACCCGGTGTCATATCAGATTCGTGGATGATGACAGGGATGTTGCAGGATTTGGCTGCGAATACGACAGGAACGGTTACAAAGCCGCCCTTTGAGAATACGACATCCGGCTTCAGTTCCTTCATTAACTTCTTGGCTTCACCCATACCTTTTATAACCCGGAACGGATCTGTAAAGTTCTTAAGGTCAAAATAACGTCTGAGCTTGCCGGAGGAGATCCCATGATAAGGAATGTTCAGATCCTCGATCAGCTTGCGTTCCATTCCGTTATAAGAACCGATATAATGGATATCATATCCAAGCTTCCGTAATTCCGGTATCAATGCTATATTTGGTGTAACATGACCGGCAGTTCCACCGCCGGTAAGGATGATTCGTTTCATATATTATGCCCCCTGAAGATAATTCTTAAGCGCCTTTGCCAATTGATCCGGACAGGATGTTGGCTTGAAGCTGCATGTTGTTCCTTCCAGTTTATCAATGACATCTTCCACCTTCATTCCCTCAACTAGGGCGCTGATACCCTTCAGGTTACCATTGCAGCCGCCTGTGAAAGAAACATTTTTAACTTTACCATCTTCCACTTCAAAATGAATGTTAGTGGAACAGGTTCCTTTTGTTTTATAATCCATTTTAATCTACCTCTTTTCTATTATAGTCCAAAATAACCATACACATTCTTAAATGAGTTCAAATCTAAATCAGTATACCAAAAATGAAAATAAAGGTAAACATTTGTCGTGTGATTTCACTTGAAAAATCAAAAATACCGAAACTATAATGAAACCACCCTGAATCCGGAGCGGGGTATCGGAACTGAAAACATGAAAAATTATTTGAAAAGGGGAAATGGTTATGTTTGGAACTATTTTGGAACAGAGTATTTTTTTGTATGTGATCGCAGCGACGGGAATATGTGGAATTGTAGCAAAGCTGATAATGGATGGATTTTTGAAAGGGCTGGTCAGAGGAGCAGGAAGTATGAAAAGTACAAAAAAGAAAGCACTGGTGGAGATACGAAAAAGGTACGAGGAATTATCGTATCTTGATGTGGGTATCCGGGATACGAGATCGTTTGTCGAGAAATACATATATAAACTGAAGCTGGGCAAGAGCTATGTCAGCTCCTGGAACAGCTTCTGCAGTAACATGATGATCCTTGCTGCCGGAACAGGTC is a window from the Lachnospiraceae bacterium GAM79 genome containing:
- a CDS encoding HD domain-containing protein — encoded protein: MNYADVIEFVKTQTAKNGRPPNYEFRSRYEHTMRVYRWAIKLQSKLGGDLDIIVLAALLHDIGWDENRPHGEVGAEIAVEYLDSIGVDPEKIAKIGEIIMIHEEKDTDADLSLECRIVMDADLLDEVGAVSVLWDSMATALEDDASYKRAYYRIKNFYRINKPKIRRCKTDAGRVEYNKRMQLLEEFIFQLEKELF
- a CDS encoding TIGR03905 family TSCPD domain-containing protein translates to MDYKTKGTCSTNIHFEVEDGKVKNVSFTGGCNGNLKGISALVEGMKVEDVIDKLEGTTCSFKPTSCPDQLAKALKNYLQGA
- a CDS encoding undecaprenyldiphospho-muramoylpentapeptide beta-N-acetylglucosaminyltransferase, translating into MKRIILTGGGTAGHVTPNIALIPELRKLGYDIHYIGSYNGMERKLIEDLNIPYHGISSGKLRRYFDLKNFTDPFRVIKGMGEAKKLMKELKPDVVFSKGGFVTVPVVFAAKSCNIPVIIHESDMTPGLANKLELPKASRVCCNFPETKDMFPEGKAVVTGTPIRKELFNGNAVDAINFCGFTDNKPVILIVGGSSGSAVINKAIRENIDKLLERFNVIHLCGKGNLDHSLDNKSGYVQYEYIKKELSSMLALADLVISRAGANAICELLALRKPNILIPLSAAASRGDQILNAESFKKSGYSYVIKEEELSSETLFAAIDDVYNNKQTYIETMEKSNLTDSTSIIIGMIEELVNNK